A portion of the Oxynema aestuarii AP17 genome contains these proteins:
- a CDS encoding YbaB/EbfC family nucleoid-associated protein — protein sequence MSKGQGFGFSLGKMKELTEAFKKAQQVQEGAKKLQEELDQMEIEGQAGGGLVKVILSGNQEPRRVEISPDALGEGADVVSELVTAAMKDAYNNSTATMRERMEELTGGLNLPGM from the coding sequence ATGTCAAAAGGACAGGGATTTGGCTTCAGTCTCGGCAAAATGAAAGAACTGACTGAAGCTTTCAAAAAAGCTCAGCAGGTGCAAGAAGGTGCCAAAAAGCTCCAAGAAGAATTAGACCAAATGGAAATCGAAGGCCAAGCTGGGGGAGGTTTGGTCAAAGTCATTCTCAGTGGCAACCAAGAACCGCGTCGCGTAGAGATTTCCCCGGATGCTCTCGGCGAAGGAGCCGACGTGGTTTCCGAATTGGTCACCGCAGCAATGAAAGACGCCTACAACAACTCCACTGCCACCATGCGCGAACGCATGGAAGAACTGACCGGAGGCTTGAACCTCCCCGGTATGTAA
- a CDS encoding low molecular weight protein-tyrosine-phosphatase: MPYKLLFVCLGNICRSPAAENITNYLLQQQNLDGQITCDSAGTISYHSGSPPDRRMVEAAKARGMTFSGRARRFDPADFEKFDLILAMDRDNYADILALDRKGEYHHKVRMMCDFCRHHSLKEVPDPYYGGPEGFNRVIDLLLDACEGLLEEIASERLDPSTTPRSH; this comes from the coding sequence ATGCCCTACAAACTCCTGTTCGTCTGCCTGGGAAATATCTGTCGCTCTCCCGCAGCCGAAAATATCACTAACTACTTACTGCAACAACAGAACCTCGACGGTCAAATTACCTGCGACTCCGCCGGAACCATCAGCTACCACAGTGGCAGTCCCCCGGACCGTCGCATGGTCGAAGCGGCAAAAGCCCGGGGAATGACCTTTAGCGGTCGGGCCCGTCGCTTCGATCCCGCCGATTTTGAAAAATTCGACCTGATCTTAGCAATGGATCGGGACAACTACGCCGATATCCTCGCCTTAGATCGCAAGGGCGAATACCACCATAAAGTCCGGATGATGTGCGACTTTTGCCGCCATCACTCCCTCAAAGAAGTCCCGGATCCCTACTACGGCGGTCCCGAGGGCTTCAATCGCGTCATCGACTTGCTGCTCGACGCCTGTGAAGGTTTGCTAGAAGAAATCGCGAGCGAACGGCTCGATCCTTCGACGACGCCGCGATCGCACTAG
- a CDS encoding type II secretion system protein — translation MKAGSHLIQQFSRNRGQSKAEGGFTLLEVVLVALMIGILASIGIPSWLSMLNNTRLKKGQAPIEEAIRNAQREALRSKSGWMASFRQQDEAIEWTVHRSGTDPANWQKIDEPTVTLDPDNTNLDEEEPWSIGFNERGEVSNAPVQITITLTSNPNKKRCAIVQTLLGSMRLAQDEDCNL, via the coding sequence ATGAAAGCTGGAAGTCATCTAATCCAACAATTCAGCCGCAATCGGGGACAATCTAAAGCTGAAGGGGGCTTCACACTTCTAGAAGTGGTGTTAGTCGCACTCATGATCGGAATTCTTGCTTCGATTGGCATTCCGAGTTGGTTGTCGATGTTAAATAATACCCGGTTGAAGAAAGGGCAAGCGCCGATTGAAGAAGCGATTCGTAATGCGCAACGCGAAGCGTTACGATCCAAGTCGGGATGGATGGCGAGCTTTCGTCAGCAGGATGAGGCGATCGAATGGACGGTGCATCGGTCGGGAACCGATCCCGCCAATTGGCAGAAGATCGACGAACCAACGGTCACTCTCGATCCGGACAACACCAATCTCGATGAAGAGGAACCGTGGAGTATTGGCTTTAATGAAAGAGGGGAAGTCAGCAATGCTCCGGTGCAAATTACCATTACACTGACCAGCAATCCCAATAAAAAACGCTGTGCGATCGTCCAGACCTTGTTAGGGTCGATGAGGCTCGCGCAAGATGAGGACTGTAACTTATAG
- the glgB gene encoding 1,4-alpha-glucan branching enzyme: protein MTASIAPEQVERIVANQHQDPFEILGAHPLDGENGNSTKWVVRTYQPTAKAVWALVPQERKEIPMQSVHHPNFFECIIETKELANYQFRIEEGDRERVIYDPYAFRSPKLTDLDIHLFAEGNHHRIYEKLGAHFMEVNGVKGVYFAVWAPNARNVSILGDFNYWDGRKHQMAKRGNGVWELFIPDLDVGEHYKYEVKNQDGHIYEKSDPYGFQSEVRPKTASIVTNLDDYTWNDEEWMERRRNTEALSQPISVYECHLGSWLHAAASEPAQLPNGETEPVVVVSELKSEARFLTYRELAEKLIPYVKDLGFTHIELLPIAEHPFDGSWGYQVTGYYAPTSRFGTPEDFMYFVDQCHQNGIGVIVDWVPGHFPKDGHGLAFFDGTHLYEHSDPRKGEHKEWGTLVFNYNRHEVRNFLVANALFWFDKYHIDGMRVDAVASMLYLDYCRKEGEWVTNDYGGRENIEAADFLRQVNHLLFSYFPGVLSIAEESTSWPMVSWPTYVGGLGFNLKWNMGWMHDMLDYFSMDPWFRQFHQNNITFSMWYHHSENFMLALSHDEVVHGKSNIIGKMPGDRWQKFANVRCLFTYMFAHPGKKTLFMSMEFAQWSEWNVWADLEWHLLQYEPHAQLKQFMGDLNQLYKSEPSLYTQDFEEPGFEWIDCSDNRHSVVSFLRRDKLSDEFVVVVCNFTPQPHSHYRVGVPVHGFYTELFNSDSGKYGGSNMGNLGGKWADEWWFHGRPYSLDLCLPPLAVLVFKLDKEKTEAAPKSLPSAKRE, encoded by the coding sequence ATGACAGCAAGCATCGCCCCAGAGCAAGTAGAACGCATTGTTGCCAACCAGCATCAGGATCCGTTTGAAATTCTCGGCGCACATCCCCTAGACGGGGAAAATGGCAATAGCACTAAATGGGTCGTCAGAACCTACCAACCGACTGCCAAAGCGGTTTGGGCTCTCGTTCCGCAAGAACGCAAAGAAATCCCGATGCAGTCGGTGCATCATCCTAACTTCTTTGAATGCATTATTGAAACCAAAGAACTGGCCAATTACCAGTTTCGGATCGAAGAAGGCGATCGCGAACGGGTGATTTACGATCCCTACGCCTTTCGTTCCCCCAAGTTAACAGACCTTGACATTCACCTGTTCGCAGAAGGCAACCACCACCGCATCTACGAAAAACTCGGCGCCCACTTCATGGAGGTCAACGGCGTCAAAGGAGTCTACTTCGCCGTCTGGGCGCCCAACGCCCGCAACGTCTCCATCCTCGGCGATTTCAACTACTGGGACGGTCGCAAACACCAAATGGCCAAGCGCGGTAATGGCGTTTGGGAATTATTTATCCCCGATTTAGACGTCGGCGAACACTACAAATACGAAGTTAAAAACCAAGACGGCCACATCTACGAAAAAAGTGACCCCTACGGCTTCCAGTCCGAAGTCCGCCCCAAAACCGCCTCCATTGTCACCAACCTCGACGATTACACCTGGAACGATGAGGAGTGGATGGAACGGCGACGCAACACCGAAGCTCTCAGCCAGCCGATTTCTGTCTACGAATGTCATTTAGGCTCCTGGCTGCACGCCGCCGCCTCCGAACCCGCCCAATTGCCCAACGGCGAAACCGAACCCGTCGTCGTCGTTTCCGAACTCAAATCCGAGGCGCGTTTCCTCACCTACCGGGAACTCGCCGAAAAATTAATTCCCTACGTCAAAGACTTGGGGTTTACCCATATCGAATTATTGCCGATCGCCGAACACCCGTTTGACGGCTCCTGGGGGTATCAAGTCACCGGATACTACGCCCCCACCTCCCGTTTCGGCACCCCGGAAGACTTCATGTACTTTGTAGACCAGTGCCACCAAAACGGGATCGGCGTAATCGTGGACTGGGTACCCGGACATTTCCCCAAAGACGGACACGGACTCGCCTTTTTTGACGGCACCCACCTTTACGAGCATTCCGACCCCCGTAAAGGCGAGCATAAAGAATGGGGAACGTTGGTCTTTAACTACAACCGCCACGAAGTTCGTAATTTCTTAGTGGCGAATGCCCTGTTTTGGTTCGACAAATATCATATCGACGGGATGCGCGTGGATGCGGTCGCCTCGATGTTGTATTTGGACTACTGCCGCAAGGAAGGCGAGTGGGTGACCAACGATTACGGCGGACGGGAGAATATCGAAGCGGCAGATTTTCTGCGGCAAGTGAATCACCTGTTATTCTCTTACTTCCCGGGGGTGCTTTCGATCGCCGAAGAATCGACCTCGTGGCCGATGGTGTCCTGGCCGACCTACGTGGGGGGTTTGGGCTTTAACCTCAAGTGGAATATGGGGTGGATGCACGACATGCTCGATTATTTCAGCATGGATCCGTGGTTCCGCCAGTTCCATCAAAATAATATTACGTTTAGCATGTGGTATCACCATAGTGAGAATTTCATGCTAGCGCTGTCTCACGATGAAGTGGTACACGGCAAGAGCAATATCATCGGCAAAATGCCGGGCGATCGCTGGCAGAAGTTCGCCAACGTGCGCTGCTTGTTTACCTACATGTTCGCCCACCCCGGCAAGAAAACCTTGTTTATGAGCATGGAATTCGCCCAGTGGAGCGAGTGGAACGTCTGGGCAGACTTAGAATGGCATTTGTTGCAATACGAACCCCACGCCCAGCTCAAGCAGTTCATGGGGGATCTCAACCAGCTTTACAAGAGCGAACCCTCGTTATACACCCAGGACTTTGAAGAGCCGGGATTTGAGTGGATTGACTGTTCCGACAACCGTCACAGTGTCGTTTCGTTCCTGCGTCGGGATAAGTTATCCGACGAGTTCGTCGTGGTGGTCTGTAATTTCACTCCGCAACCGCACAGTCACTATCGTGTCGGCGTTCCCGTTCACGGTTTTTATACGGAGTTGTTTAACAGCGATTCCGGTAAATATGGCGGCAGCAATATGGGCAATCTCGGCGGTAAATGGGCCGATGAATGGTGGTTCCACGGTCGTCCCTATTCGTTAGATCTCTGCTTGCCCCCGTTGGCGGTGTTGGTGTTCAAGTTGGATAAGGAGAAGACGGAAGCCGCCCCCAAGTCGTTACCGTCGGCGAAGAGAGAGTAA
- a CDS encoding peptidoglycan D,D-transpeptidase FtsI family protein, whose translation MASRIPDHPTRFKRASRERSARTSRRRDPRSPRRRQRVQVRRATASKPAKRNGFSHLLRTAIAALAVSPSTPSRAPVPSSQRGGRPPLSRSAIWDRPRVRLSLVWGMLLLSSVGLLANLYRLQVISGGNLRQQARQQQNISLKPFVPRRPIVDRAGNVLAIDRPVYKLYAHPKLFTESVETIARSLSPILERPFAEIWELLDRGESGLVVATSISEDAADRIRQLYLDGLELEERQQRLYPYDQLAADIVGYVNDERTGQAGIEYSRQESLVPAPPLVESDRSLGGALIPDPVPGDFYRFDDLRLQLTVDLRLQRAAHQALAAQIKQWEAKRGTVIVMDARDGAILALANQPTYNPNQFYEFDLELFKNWALTDLYEPGSTFKPIAVAIALQAGAIEPDSTFYDEGRIYVDSWPISNYDYSYAGARGTVNVREILRHSSNVGMVRVVEQMELRVFYSWLQRLGIGDVTHADLPFEVASQLRSRQEFVASPVHAATASFGQGFSLTPLQLTQIHGALANGGRLVTPHVVKGLYNADGRLYWQPQRPRSRQVFSPETTHAVVSMMEDVVAEGTGKNAQISGYRIAGKTGTSQKATATGGYSDYAKIASFVGIVPADNPRYVVLAAIDEPKGGSGGMTAAPVVKSTIEALIQVEGIPPSEAIAPE comes from the coding sequence ATGGCATCTCGCATTCCCGACCATCCCACTCGCTTCAAACGTGCTTCACGGGAGCGTTCCGCTCGTACCTCCCGACGACGAGACCCGCGATCGCCGCGACGCCGCCAACGAGTGCAAGTCCGACGGGCGACCGCCTCCAAGCCAGCGAAGCGTAACGGCTTCAGTCATTTACTTCGCACGGCGATCGCCGCCCTCGCCGTGTCTCCCTCGACCCCCAGCCGAGCTCCCGTCCCATCCTCCCAACGGGGGGGGCGACCGCCCTTAAGTCGTTCCGCCATCTGGGATCGCCCCAGAGTTCGCTTATCCCTCGTTTGGGGCATGTTGCTCCTGAGCAGTGTCGGACTGCTCGCCAACCTATATCGCCTCCAAGTTATTTCCGGCGGCAACTTGCGCCAACAAGCTCGACAGCAGCAAAATATTAGCCTCAAACCCTTCGTCCCCCGACGCCCGATCGTCGATCGCGCCGGGAACGTCCTCGCCATCGATCGCCCGGTCTACAAACTCTACGCCCACCCCAAACTCTTTACCGAATCCGTCGAAACCATCGCCCGATCCCTCTCCCCGATTCTCGAACGCCCCTTTGCCGAAATTTGGGAACTCCTCGATCGCGGAGAAAGCGGTCTGGTCGTCGCCACCTCAATTAGCGAAGACGCCGCCGACCGGATCCGCCAACTCTACCTCGACGGACTCGAACTCGAAGAACGACAGCAGCGCTTGTATCCTTACGACCAACTCGCCGCCGATATCGTCGGCTACGTCAACGACGAACGCACGGGTCAAGCGGGGATCGAATACAGCCGTCAAGAATCCCTCGTCCCGGCGCCGCCGCTCGTCGAAAGCGATCGCAGCCTCGGCGGCGCCTTGATCCCCGATCCGGTACCGGGAGACTTTTACCGTTTTGACGACTTGCGCCTCCAATTGACCGTAGACTTGCGATTGCAACGAGCCGCTCACCAGGCGTTGGCCGCTCAAATCAAGCAGTGGGAAGCCAAACGGGGAACCGTCATCGTCATGGATGCCCGCGACGGCGCCATTCTCGCCCTCGCCAACCAACCGACCTACAACCCCAACCAGTTTTACGAATTCGACCTGGAACTGTTTAAAAATTGGGCTCTGACCGACCTTTACGAACCCGGTTCGACCTTCAAACCGATCGCCGTCGCCATCGCCCTCCAAGCCGGGGCGATCGAACCCGACAGCACCTTTTACGACGAAGGGCGGATCTACGTCGATAGCTGGCCGATTTCTAACTACGATTATTCCTACGCCGGAGCGCGCGGAACCGTCAACGTGCGCGAAATCTTGCGCCATTCCAGTAATGTCGGCATGGTTCGCGTCGTCGAACAAATGGAATTGCGCGTCTTCTACAGTTGGCTCCAACGTCTGGGAATTGGCGACGTCACTCATGCGGATTTGCCCTTTGAAGTCGCCAGCCAACTGCGATCGCGTCAGGAATTTGTCGCCTCCCCGGTTCACGCCGCTACCGCCTCCTTCGGTCAGGGATTTTCCCTGACCCCATTGCAATTGACCCAAATTCACGGGGCGCTAGCCAATGGCGGACGCCTGGTGACGCCTCACGTCGTCAAAGGCTTGTATAATGCCGACGGTCGGCTCTATTGGCAACCGCAACGACCCCGCAGCCGCCAGGTCTTTTCCCCGGAAACGACCCACGCGGTGGTCAGCATGATGGAAGATGTGGTCGCCGAGGGAACGGGGAAAAATGCTCAAATTTCCGGTTATCGCATTGCGGGCAAAACCGGAACCTCCCAGAAAGCCACGGCGACGGGAGGTTACTCCGATTACGCCAAAATTGCGAGCTTCGTTGGCATCGTCCCCGCCGACAATCCCCGTTACGTCGTTTTGGCCGCGATTGACGAACCCAAAGGCGGCAGTGGGGGTATGACTGCCGCTCCCGTGGTCAAGTCCACGATCGAAGCCCTGATTCAGGTGGAAGGTATCCCGCCGAGTGAGGCGATCGCCCCAGAATAG
- a CDS encoding prepilin-type cleavage/methylation domain-containing protein, producing the protein MIAILAAIAIPSWFGLTNRSRLNKAQDRVYMAIREAQRQAKQNKTIYQASFRNHNNTAQWAIHPATRTPESGEWQTIDREIKIQEDGSTFYQHPATEAWRVQFNDKGHTNGRMGRVIVSLQNGGDNNRCVVVSTLLGALRKPAESC; encoded by the coding sequence ATGATAGCAATCTTAGCCGCGATTGCTATTCCAAGTTGGTTTGGGTTGACGAACCGAAGCCGCCTCAATAAAGCCCAAGATCGGGTATATATGGCGATCCGGGAAGCACAACGACAAGCCAAGCAAAACAAAACAATTTATCAAGCCAGCTTTAGAAACCACAACAACACCGCTCAATGGGCAATTCATCCCGCTACGCGAACCCCTGAGTCAGGCGAGTGGCAGACAATCGACCGAGAAATAAAAATTCAAGAAGATGGAAGCACCTTTTACCAACATCCCGCCACCGAAGCTTGGCGGGTTCAGTTTAACGATAAAGGTCATACAAATGGACGCATGGGGCGCGTGATCGTGTCCCTACAAAACGGAGGTGACAACAACCGATGCGTTGTTGTTTCCACCCTACTTGGTGCCCTTCGCAAGCCTGCTGAGAGTTGTTAA
- the murB gene encoding UDP-N-acetylmuramate dehydrogenase gives MTLSHEQLSAVPRAEAVVSPKPESFQRETQRSPYSIPLESGNCEIKPNISLASYTSFRVGGPAEWFVIPRSLDDIKASFAWARERGLPITLLGAGSNLLVSDRGLPGLTIATRHLRKTHFDPENGRVRVAAGQSLARLAWQAAQLGWEGFEWAVGIPGTVGGAVVMNAGAHGSCCANVLVNAHVMDPQGNVRVLTPDRLGYAYRTSILQGSDLLVVEATFALNPGADPEKVLATTGEQLQLRKSTQPYHLPSCGSVFRNPQGSPGAGWLIEQSGLKGYQVGQAQVAERHANFILNCGGATASQIFELIRHVQAQVSQHWSLDLEPEVRILGEF, from the coding sequence ATGACACTTTCCCACGAGCAGCTTAGCGCCGTCCCGAGGGCCGAGGCGGTCGTCTCCCCCAAGCCCGAGAGTTTTCAGCGAGAAACCCAACGCTCCCCTTACTCGATCCCACTTGAAAGTGGTAATTGTGAGATAAAACCGAATATTTCTCTGGCGAGCTATACATCATTTCGCGTCGGCGGTCCGGCGGAGTGGTTTGTCATTCCCAGATCCCTCGACGATATTAAAGCCAGTTTTGCTTGGGCGCGGGAGCGGGGGCTACCCATCACCCTCTTGGGGGCGGGGTCTAACTTGCTCGTCAGCGATCGCGGCCTGCCCGGTCTGACGATCGCCACTCGCCATTTAAGAAAAACTCACTTCGATCCGGAAAACGGGCGCGTGCGGGTCGCCGCAGGCCAATCCCTAGCCCGCTTGGCATGGCAAGCAGCCCAACTCGGTTGGGAAGGCTTCGAGTGGGCGGTCGGGATTCCCGGCACCGTCGGCGGCGCCGTGGTCATGAATGCCGGAGCCCACGGCAGTTGTTGCGCCAACGTCCTCGTCAACGCCCACGTCATGGATCCCCAGGGCAACGTCCGCGTGCTGACCCCGGATCGACTCGGTTATGCTTATCGAACCTCGATCCTCCAAGGGAGCGATTTGCTCGTGGTCGAAGCGACCTTCGCCCTCAATCCCGGCGCCGATCCGGAAAAAGTCCTGGCCACGACCGGGGAACAACTCCAACTTCGCAAATCCACCCAGCCGTACCACTTGCCCAGTTGTGGCAGCGTCTTCCGCAATCCCCAAGGGTCTCCCGGGGCCGGGTGGCTGATCGAACAAAGCGGACTCAAAGGCTATCAAGTCGGTCAAGCTCAAGTCGCCGAACGCCATGCCAATTTTATTCTCAACTGTGGGGGGGCGACGGCAAGCCAAATTTTTGAACTGATCCGTCACGTTCAAGCCCAAGTGTCCCAACATTGGTCCTTGGATTTAGAACCGGAAGTTCGCATTCTCGGCGAATTCTAA
- a CDS encoding glucose-6-phosphate isomerase gives MDAAAHWQRYQDWLYYHEGLELYLDISRMGFDDAFVSQMQPKFEKAFADMEALENGAIANPDENRMVGHYWLRNPEIAPRDELKQEILENIERIENFARKIHGGEIHPPKASKFTDVLSIGIGGSALGPQFVSEALSPDFPPMNLHFIDNTDPAGIDSLLARIRDRLSTTLVLVISKSGGTPDTRNGAIEVQKAFEANGLDFSGHAVAITGHESALEKQALSEGWVATFPMHDWVGGRTSEMSAVGLVPAALQGIDIRALLAGAKAMDEATRRWELKENPAALLALSWYYAGNGRGEKDMVILPYKDSLLLFSRYLQQLVMESLGKEKDLDGNTVYQGIAVYGNKGSTDQHAYVQQLREGVPNFFATFIEVLEERRGTSPEVEPGVTTGDYLFGFLYGTREALYENQRDSITVTVPQVDARTVGALIALYDRAVGFYASLVNINAYHQPGVEAGKKAAAQVLQLQKQVVEILQKSAQPLSLEELAVRAGVGDRVEMIYKIVRHLDANGRGVKIEGNPRTPSSLHISAR, from the coding sequence ATGGATGCTGCTGCACACTGGCAACGCTATCAGGACTGGCTATATTACCACGAAGGTCTAGAACTTTACCTCGATATCAGTCGCATGGGCTTTGACGATGCCTTCGTCAGCCAAATGCAACCGAAATTCGAGAAAGCCTTCGCCGACATGGAAGCCCTAGAAAACGGGGCGATCGCCAATCCCGACGAAAACCGGATGGTCGGTCACTACTGGCTTCGCAACCCCGAGATCGCGCCTCGGGACGAACTCAAGCAAGAAATCCTCGAAAATATAGAGCGGATCGAAAACTTCGCTCGCAAAATTCACGGCGGGGAAATTCATCCCCCTAAAGCCTCCAAATTTACCGACGTTCTCTCGATTGGCATTGGCGGGTCTGCCCTCGGGCCGCAATTCGTCTCGGAAGCCCTCTCGCCGGACTTCCCGCCGATGAACCTGCACTTCATCGACAATACCGATCCGGCGGGGATCGATTCTCTCCTCGCTCGGATTCGCGACCGCCTCTCGACCACCTTGGTCTTAGTCATTTCCAAATCCGGCGGCACCCCAGATACCCGCAACGGGGCGATCGAAGTTCAAAAAGCATTCGAGGCAAACGGACTCGACTTTTCCGGTCACGCCGTCGCCATTACGGGTCACGAGAGCGCCTTAGAAAAACAAGCCCTATCGGAAGGCTGGGTCGCCACGTTCCCGATGCACGATTGGGTCGGCGGACGAACCTCGGAAATGTCTGCCGTCGGCTTAGTTCCCGCCGCCTTACAAGGGATCGACATCCGCGCGTTGCTCGCCGGGGCGAAAGCCATGGACGAAGCCACCCGTCGGTGGGAGTTAAAAGAGAATCCCGCCGCCTTGTTGGCGCTGTCGTGGTACTACGCCGGAAATGGGCGCGGCGAGAAAGATATGGTGATTTTGCCGTATAAAGACAGTCTGCTGCTGTTCAGTCGCTACCTCCAGCAATTGGTGATGGAGTCGTTGGGGAAAGAAAAAGACCTCGACGGCAATACGGTTTATCAAGGGATTGCCGTTTACGGGAATAAGGGATCCACGGACCAACACGCTTACGTGCAGCAATTGCGCGAAGGGGTGCCGAATTTCTTCGCAACCTTTATTGAGGTGTTGGAAGAGCGCCGGGGAACGTCCCCGGAAGTCGAGCCGGGAGTAACCACGGGAGATTATTTATTTGGGTTTCTCTACGGAACCCGAGAAGCGCTTTACGAGAACCAGCGCGATTCGATTACGGTGACGGTTCCCCAGGTGGACGCTCGGACCGTGGGCGCGTTAATTGCGCTCTACGATCGCGCCGTCGGCTTCTATGCCAGTTTGGTGAATATCAACGCCTATCACCAACCGGGGGTAGAAGCGGGTAAAAAGGCGGCGGCGCAAGTGTTGCAGTTGCAAAAACAAGTGGTGGAGATTCTCCAAAAAAGCGCACAACCCCTGTCTTTAGAGGAGTTGGCGGTGCGTGCGGGGGTCGGCGATCGCGTGGAGATGATTTATAAGATCGTGCGCCATCTCGACGCCAACGGACGGGGAGTGAAAATAGAAGGGAATCCGAGAACCCCTTCGAGTTTGCACATTTCCGCCCGTTGA
- a CDS encoding response regulator transcription factor has translation MLLTILVVDDDPGTRLAIGEYLEMSGYMAIAAANGREALTMVERHQPHLMVTDIVMPQMDGYELVRQIRKKPAFRLLPVIFLTARTNTQERILGYQLGCDVYLAKPFELEELGAVIRNLLERASSIAQATWRAQETLSSPVIEAEWRFAYKPSPETGGAAAYLSPEGDPPSDGRRSRASAPSWNQAQDRNRDGEGEAEIVLSDRERQVLSLLTEGLSNAQIGDRLHLSPRTIEKYVSSLLRKTATKNRAQLVGVAIERALL, from the coding sequence ATGCTCTTGACAATTTTAGTAGTCGATGACGATCCGGGTACTCGCCTGGCGATCGGCGAATATTTGGAAATGTCTGGCTATATGGCGATCGCGGCTGCCAACGGTCGGGAAGCGTTGACGATGGTGGAGCGACATCAACCGCATTTGATGGTGACGGATATCGTGATGCCCCAGATGGACGGTTACGAGTTAGTGCGGCAAATTCGCAAAAAGCCTGCATTTCGCTTGTTACCCGTGATTTTTCTGACGGCGCGGACCAATACCCAAGAGCGGATCTTGGGCTATCAACTCGGCTGCGACGTTTATTTGGCCAAACCGTTTGAATTGGAAGAACTCGGGGCGGTGATTCGCAATCTGCTGGAGCGAGCTTCCTCGATCGCCCAAGCCACCTGGAGAGCGCAAGAGACCTTGAGTTCTCCCGTGATCGAGGCGGAGTGGCGGTTTGCTTACAAACCCAGCCCCGAGACCGGGGGAGCGGCGGCGTATTTGTCCCCAGAAGGGGATCCGCCCTCGGACGGGCGGCGATCGCGCGCCTCGGCGCCGAGTTGGAATCAAGCTCAAGATCGAAACCGTGACGGCGAGGGCGAGGCTGAAATTGTGTTGAGCGATCGCGAACGGCAGGTGTTGAGTTTGCTGACCGAGGGGTTGTCAAACGCTCAAATCGGCGATCGCCTCCACCTCAGTCCGCGCACGATCGAAAAATACGTCAGCAGCTTGTTGAGAAAAACGGCGACCAAAAATCGCGCGCAGTTGGTGGGGGTGGCGATCGAACGGGCCTTGCTGTGA